A portion of the Natronococcus sp. AD-5 genome contains these proteins:
- a CDS encoding Cdc6/Cdc18 family protein: MNLQERIARRRSARRDDGIVVNREHLSPVVHRSEPVGRGPVLEQLLDALEPVFDEGLPQPVAVVGPAGAGTSAIVTALFAALNERLGETTRTIGTTTRAGATGPVTWFVYVDARRVESAFAFYRTVLSRISADSVPESGVGTDDLRDRLCSRLARPDRRAVVAVDHHDEPETLSYERVRELVEPTSENVSTIAVGQTEPDGWDGPTVTVPAYRHHELVDVVTDRTSTGLSPGALDHENVREVAIWADGNAHDALAALFGAAVLAGEDDADRIERSHLEAATAGVPENGVHIDRVLALSETRQQVLRDLIAVDSADRPIRDVAAEIADRSSLTAGTVKRFLYELADRGVIERVPLPANGSGRRPSTVVARFPTIAFRALSPSGSDPS, encoded by the coding sequence ATGAACCTCCAGGAGCGTATCGCCCGGCGACGATCCGCGCGGCGCGACGACGGGATCGTCGTCAATCGCGAACACCTCAGCCCGGTGGTTCACCGATCGGAACCGGTGGGTCGAGGTCCCGTGCTCGAGCAGTTACTCGACGCGCTCGAGCCGGTGTTCGACGAGGGGCTCCCGCAACCGGTCGCGGTCGTCGGCCCCGCGGGCGCCGGCACGTCCGCGATCGTGACGGCGCTGTTCGCGGCGCTGAACGAGCGACTCGGCGAAACCACCCGGACGATAGGAACGACGACGCGGGCCGGCGCTACCGGCCCGGTGACGTGGTTCGTCTACGTCGACGCGCGCCGCGTCGAGAGCGCCTTCGCGTTCTACCGGACCGTCCTCTCGCGGATCTCCGCGGATTCCGTTCCCGAGAGCGGCGTCGGCACCGACGACCTGCGCGACCGCCTCTGTTCGCGGCTCGCGCGACCCGACCGGCGCGCGGTCGTCGCGGTCGATCACCACGACGAGCCCGAGACGCTCTCCTACGAGCGCGTTCGCGAACTCGTCGAACCGACGAGCGAGAACGTCTCGACGATCGCCGTCGGCCAGACCGAACCCGACGGCTGGGACGGACCGACGGTGACCGTTCCGGCCTACCGGCATCACGAACTCGTCGACGTCGTCACCGACCGGACGTCGACCGGACTCTCCCCGGGCGCCCTCGACCACGAGAACGTCCGCGAGGTCGCTATCTGGGCCGACGGGAACGCACACGACGCGCTCGCCGCGCTGTTCGGCGCGGCGGTGCTCGCCGGCGAGGACGACGCGGATCGAATCGAACGGTCCCACCTCGAGGCGGCCACGGCGGGCGTCCCCGAGAACGGCGTCCACATCGATCGCGTGCTCGCGCTCTCCGAGACGCGCCAGCAGGTCCTTCGCGATCTCATCGCCGTCGATTCCGCCGACCGCCCGATCCGCGACGTCGCGGCGGAGATCGCCGACCGGTCGTCGCTGACCGCCGGCACGGTCAAACGCTTTCTGTACGAACTCGCGGATCGGGGCGTCATCGAACGCGTGCCGCTGCCCGCCAACGGGAGCGGCCGTCGTCCCAGCACGGTCGTCGCCCGGTTTCCGACGATCGCGTTTCGGGCGCTCAGTCCGTCCGGGAGCGATCCGTCGTAA